From the genome of Camarhynchus parvulus chromosome 8, STF_HiC, whole genome shotgun sequence, one region includes:
- the PDZK1IP1 gene encoding LOW QUALITY PROTEIN: PDZK1-interacting protein 1 (The sequence of the model RefSeq protein was modified relative to this genomic sequence to represent the inferred CDS: inserted 1 base in 1 codon) produces the protein MPTRCLLLLGLLLQLPAASCQQARGSLQPWSQGVIAVVVFLVLVAIXFVVNRFWCKDKVESAENVVSVEDKPDAVTSNGHEGRYISAAADFRSKENQHAYENTVEPEEKVITTAM, from the exons aTGCCCACCcgctgcctgctgctcctggggctgctcctgcagctgccagctgcctcctgccagcaaG cccgGGGCAGCCTCCAGCCGTGGTCGCAGGGTGTCATCGCAGTGGTTGTGTTCCTAGTCCTGGTGGCCA GCTTTGTGGTCAACAGGTTCTGGTGTAAGGACAAAGT ggaaaGTGCTGAGAACGTGGTGAGTGTGGAGGACAAGCCAGATGCTGTCACGTCCAACGGCCATGAAGGCAGATACATATCAGCTGCAGCTGACTTCAG GTCCAAAGAGAACCAGCATGCCTATGAGAACACCGTGGAGCCTGAGGAGAAGGTGATCACCACGGCCATGTAG